The following are encoded together in the Candidatus Eremiobacteraceae bacterium genome:
- a CDS encoding DUF4346 domain-containing protein, translated as MDKAIHSDAPKRERISGQPALRAACRRWYAALERFGALMFRRLDAAYSGVLRLRSGSAPGDVVWPVVPGAYVVGDRAGSVAVCTLTSAALASEVAALQGVAIAGRLYTCNLGIEKIVTNVVANERIRALLLCGKDSPLFQPAQALRALVEGGFDAERRINGAAGYLPVLSGIDAHTIERFRRQVTLVDRTGKTDLRDIEAEVRKLVAEFPAAASVALPQTSERPNLAQSSEHEDARFKTLLPGGRREPLAYDPKGFVVIDVERAAARIIARHYLPDGSPAHIMRGRSAEGMTLAFVREGLVTQLSHAAYLGAEFEKAETALRFGLGYEQDRPLEQKR; from the coding sequence CGGCGTGCCGCCGTTGGTATGCGGCGCTCGAACGATTCGGTGCCCTGATGTTCCGCCGGCTCGACGCGGCGTATAGCGGCGTCTTGCGATTGCGTTCGGGGAGCGCGCCGGGCGACGTGGTTTGGCCCGTCGTACCCGGGGCGTATGTCGTCGGTGATCGCGCGGGATCCGTAGCGGTCTGCACGTTGACGAGCGCCGCACTTGCCTCGGAGGTGGCGGCGCTTCAGGGTGTCGCGATCGCGGGGCGTCTGTACACGTGCAACCTCGGCATCGAGAAAATCGTGACGAACGTCGTCGCGAACGAGCGCATCCGCGCGCTTCTTCTGTGCGGCAAGGACTCACCGTTATTCCAACCGGCGCAGGCTCTTCGGGCACTCGTCGAAGGCGGGTTCGATGCCGAACGCCGCATCAACGGCGCTGCGGGCTACCTTCCTGTGCTCAGCGGCATCGACGCGCACACGATCGAGCGTTTCCGACGCCAAGTCACTCTCGTCGACCGCACCGGTAAGACGGATTTGCGCGACATCGAAGCGGAAGTGCGAAAGCTCGTCGCCGAATTTCCCGCCGCTGCAAGCGTTGCGCTACCGCAAACGTCCGAGCGGCCGAATCTCGCCCAGTCGTCAGAGCATGAGGACGCGCGCTTCAAAACGCTGCTGCCGGGCGGCAGACGCGAGCCTCTTGCGTATGATCCCAAAGGCTTCGTCGTGATCGACGTCGAGCGGGCAGCCGCGCGTATCATCGCCCGGCACTACTTGCCGGACGGGTCGCCTGCTCACATCATGCGCGGCCGATCGGCAGAGGGCATGACGCTTGCGTTCGTACGCGAAGGACTCGTGACGCAGCTCTCGCACGCCGCGTACCTCGGCGCCGAGTTCGAAAAGGCCGAGACCGCGTTACGGTTTGGTCTCGGATACGAGCAGGATAGGCCCCTCGAGCAGAAGCGGTAG